From the genome of Mastacembelus armatus chromosome 5, fMasArm1.2, whole genome shotgun sequence:
CCACATGTCTGGACTACCTATAAATTACATTCAAGAGAAAAGTAAATACATGAAAATTAGTGAATGCCACAAATTCTGTTAAATCTCAAATCTTTAtgttaagttatttacccttattagtcccacaatggggaaattgcattacccacccaaagtgcacacacacagcagtgaccACACACTCGGAGCAATGGGCAGCCattcggtgccttgctcaggggtctcacctcagtcgtggtattgaagctgctgccccaccgacaattcctgccagtcctgagacccgaacccgcaactttcgggttacaagtcattttcttcttcttatgaCCTGCCTTTGATCCCCTTCTCTATGCGAACTCCTTGAAATGTTCCCGCAGTGGAAAAACATGCCtgtgttttatgtgtatttgtgttggcACTTAAGCATATGCACTGTGCCACACACTCCTGTGCTTCCTGTCAGTTTGGTTTCTTGACTTCAGCTTTCGACATGCAGTGACTAAACTCTTACAGAGAGCAGGTCTGAAATACAAGCAAGAATGTGGATTCGCCAACTCAAGATGTTGCATGTCGGGATCACATCCAAGAATGTGAGAAGTCCACCTTTACTGACTCATTGTTTccacaacaaccacaacagaCCATCCCATGTCATTTACAGGAAGTGGTCATGATGACTCCCACTCTAAATAAAATAGAAGAGGGTTTTGCATCCATGAGGGTTAAGAGGGTTGCCTAATCTGGGCTCTGTAGTAATACAAAGAGTGTCTCCAAAATCAAACAGTTTGGTGGTGAAACGACGCACCAAATGTTCCCTCAGGGGGTTTTTTTCTAGTAAAACAATGCTGCCTTTGtatttaacttaatttaaacAGTGACAGGTTTACAGTTGAAGTCAAAACATTAAGGGTCCCTGTAAGATCTCTAGGTTGCTTTTGTACTTATAATTCAAGTAATATGTTTTGTGTAACAGtgacagtatttaaaaaaaaaaaaagaagaaagctAATGCAGTACTGACCCACTCCGAGTGGGTCATGGTAGAGACCCGAGGCCAAGCTACTGGCTCAGAGATTTTCAAACTGTGTGGTGTGTATCCCTCGGAGACCAACCTATTGCGAAATGAATGCGTGTACTACTCCTTTTGAGTCATAAAATCTGAAcacataaacattaaataaattaagcTTTCCAGTAATGATCTTATTTCGCATGTCCatcactaaaacatttttaaatccaCTCTCAAATCGAATCTATAAAAAGACATTCCAGATTCTGTCTGTGAATCTTCATGTTAAGTTTTTAGTATTAGAGTAGTCCAGTGAGAGTTGCTGGTAAAACCAGAGGTAGACTTCCAAATAGGAAGTGCTAAAAGCTAGTTCTGCATACTTGTAATGTTtgccaaaatgtaaacaaaattgGCTAAAATGACAGTCACTGTATGCATCAGTCACAGTGAGACTTTATAACAACTTATCTTGATTTAAAAAGAGCAGTGTCCCTTACTGTCCCCTTTAAAATGTTCTGGGTACAAAAACATTGATTTTGGAgaatttaaagtgaaaaactGACATGCAGGAATTTTTGTGACATCAGAACATTTGACATGATCAATTTGAGAActtgttgacttttttttttctcagttctattttattattaccaCTGTCAGGATTATAGAGTGAGAGAATTGCAGAAGTGAGGGTTTAAAGTTGGATAAATGCAGAAGTTGTGGTCTGACTTAACTTATcttgtattttaatgttgtaattTACAGCCTTTTCTAACGGCTTTAGAGAAGTGTTGTTTCATACATTGATCATTTTTGGAAGCTGTAGTTTTTGGTGCTCTTGAATTGTCTTAAAGTGAcgtgtttctattattttattaatatcaATGAGGCtaggttgttttatttgactGCATTAGTTTTGAGCTGGTACCTAACAAACTGTAAGTGTTCAGCTCTTTGTTGGAGGTGGTGGTTATGCTCCTAAAATAAGTGCTTCTTAACCAGGTGAcatatttagcatttatttgGGGCAGTTTTATGCTGCAAAACCTGTAGAGTTAATGTTTTTACgctttatattttgtttgtgaagactactttttttattattgctgaACTGTTTCTCCCATAGATGTACTGTCCCACCTCATCTGAAACTGTAATTTCttatctgtttctgtcttgtgTTTGCTTACAGCTGTGATTACCACCACGACACACACCACTGTGGTCACCGGCACTCCTCAGCAATACCCCCAGCAGCAAACTGCAAACCTTGAGCAGCCTCACGGTTATCAAGGAGTCCCTTATCCACCCTACCAACCTGTGCCAGTGCAGCCAGGATATGGTACCCAGCCCATGCCAACATTACCCTACCAGGGCCAACCATTCACCCCTGGACCGCCTCCAACATATCAGGAAGCCAGTGAGTGTGGtcttagtttttgtttttttattatcactGACACAAGTGTGACTGGGACAAAATTTCTTTAATAAGCTacaatatacatatttataaaaaGATTGAAACCAAACATAAACTTGCATCTCCAAATGCTGCACCCCACCTATGAAGACCTATTCTTACCCTACCTTTCAAAGGAAATTACTCATAAATGTACAAATTGGCTTGTGTGATGTTGTAAACGGCACACAGAGTCAGCtacaggggttggacaatgaaactgaaacactggccAATTTAGTGTTGGGGGTTTCATGGCTAAATTTGACCAGCCTGGTGGCCAATCTTCATTGATTGCACATTCCACCAGTAAGAGCAGAGTATGAAGGTTTAATTAGCAGAGTAATAGCacagttttgcttaaaatattgcaatgcACACAAAATTATAGGTGAGTTCAAAAGAGGACAAATTGTTGGTGCGCGTATTGCTGGCGCATCTGTGACCAAGACAGCAAGTCTCTGTGATGTATCAAGAGCCACGGTATCCAGGGTAATGTCAGCATCCCACCAAGAAGGACGAACCACATCCAACAGAGGTAACTGTGGACGCAAGAGGAAGCTGTCTGAAAGGGATGTCCGAGTGCTAACCTGGATTGtatccaaaaaacataaaaccacagctgcccaactcactgcagaattaaatgtgcACCTCAACTCTCCTGTTTCCACCAAAACTGTTCGTTGGGAGCTCCACAGGGTCAATATCCATGGCCATACTAATGAATTATTGTGGTCTAAAACCAggcgtttcagtttcattgtccaaccgCTGTATGTGCACACATAGTGTGCCTAAAATTTTCCAGTTTCCCAAGGTGAAACAGATCTCTAGGGGAATGGACAGAAACTAAGCATTAACATAATTATTGTACAGCACTGATAATTGCATAGAGTTTTTTAGAAGCACAGAACAAGCTTCAACTAAAAGAAATAAGAAGATAATGTGCACATGCAGTTCTAGTCACTTAAAATTGCTGCACTCGGAAGTGAAATTGCTGCTGGTATATGTTTGGGTCATGTCTGGATTTTGGAAAGCAGGAAATCACACAGTTACATTTTTAGAGTAGACTGAAGTGTGGTTACTGTCTAAgcgttttgttttctttgtgtccaGCCGGTCCTGCCTACCCTCCCAACCTGATGCCTAACAGCCAGGCTGCATTCACCCCCGGCCAGCCAGCGTACCCTATACATCCTCCTGTCCACCTGCAGCCCAACGCTCCGCCCACCAACACAGACTACTTTACCCAGCCTGCATACAACCCAGATTATGTTGCGCCACCACCCAAGACTGGATAATGGACCATATTGCTACTCTCTAAACATGCCACTTTCACCATGCTGCAAACATTTCAGAGCAGGGCGGCACTGGAAATGTGTAATTTGAATCAAGATCAGAGTTGTTCCTGAGCATGTTGGTTCATGTGTTTTGGTGGTTAAATATTGCAAAGTTATGAGACATTTGTAGTTGTTGAACATCTGTATCTGTTCCTTTTAAGAGTTGCCCAGGGAAAATACTGATACAGCTTGGCTTGTATTGCATGAACCTACAAGTGGTGAGATTATACTGGCTCTATCACAGTCATTTGGCAAAATTAATGTGATACTACCATGATTTTTAGAGCAGCTGATGTGCTTTGACATTTTTCAGCCTTCTGAACATGCAACAGTCCTACTTGTTTATAATGTGACAGTCAAGTGCATTCGTCAAACTTTAAAGATTTGGTGGTTTGGATCTTTATCTCATTGTTCTCTTTCCAGTTTTTCAGATTACCGCTATACAGAAGGTAATATAAGCCAACAGCAATAGGGAACATTGATTATCTTAATTGCACCAAATAAGGCTTGTACATAAAGTTCACTTTaagttttttgtgtgttcatggACAAGTGAGGTTTTACAtcaatttgttttctctttctcaggttatttttattattgcttttttttgcAATATAACAGTTTTACACAGCTGAAGTGCatctgcagctttaaatgaatGAACCAAAGTAGGtacatttctttattcattccacacacatttacattgaGTCCACAAAAAAGACATAAATCAATATGCAAGAGACAATTGTGCCTTCTTAATATTATGTGCATATCAGttagaacactttaatttcccatttttctatttattgtGCTGGGTATCAAGTGTTGatctgtcatgtttttttattaatgttgcaTTACTTGTGCTTAACTGTCAGCTTAACATCCAGAATTTGCTGCTATTACGTTGTATAGCCTCTCAAATGTAGTTACAATCCAAACTGTGCTGTGCATCGTCGCCATTGCCTTTATTAGATAGAACAAACATGAGGTTCTTTTTATTGAGGTTTCTGTCGTTtgaaccaaaacacaaaacaggccTTCCTTGGTCTTCTCTGCTTTGCTTTCTCGTGTGTTTTCCTGTAATAAAGCCATCACCTTTCTTTCTGCTAACTGAAATTACTTGAAAATAGTTTGACATAAGTGACCTTTTTTTCTGTGACCCAGCTGATTCTTATAGATACAATCACAGGTCATGTGATAGATCAGACAATAAACTTTTGAGCCACATTGTTGAAAATCCAAGACATTTCAACTTACACTGTTGAGAGAGAAAATAGTACCAaacatgttcagtttgtgttgtgatgtgtaaTCATATGCAAGTATCATGGGTACAGGTTTAAGTCATGCCTGTGTGGTATGGGAGACTGCATGCCAGTTAATGGATAGCATAATGTTGTGACATATCGTCACAAATAAACAGTTTTGCAGTTTATTTGTGGTGATTTGTGAAGaaagtgcttgtgtttgtgaatgtgtcttGTATCAACCTGTTGGTTTGTCAGTGCATTTCACTGTAGGCTTGCCTTCCGTCTGAAATCTGTTGAAATAAGTGTTCTTTCTGTGGTTTGAGTCCTTGGGCCACTCTTGATTCTTCAAGGTGCCtttgaagtatttttatttgtgtgtttgcattataGTCATTTATTGGCCATTTTTATTCTTTgggaaaaacaaaccagcagaTTTATACCATCTGTGTGTCTTGTCCAAGAATAATTGTCATTGATGTTACTTTATGGatatcacttttattttgttaaaaaccCATTCTTGTTGTGCAgaattcaaataaatatattttctgttttccccaACCTTGGTTGTTTTCAGACTAGAAGGGGATAACTGAAATTGCATTTCTGTCAAGTAAATGTTTTGACATCTACAAAAAAGgatgataaaatgaaaaagactaaAATCACCAAATGAATGATTGTTTTACCAGAATGATTGTAAGTTAGTTGAAGGAATGAAGGTAATTATTCCGAGAGCACTGTCAtattaaaagttaaattaagAATAGAatgttgaaacatttcattttatggGTCTTTCACAATCAAATGATTTCTTAGgatgctccagcagatccctgtgacccta
Proteins encoded in this window:
- the LOC113130339 gene encoding protein shisa-5-like translates to MASGLLSVIVVLALCTLLFTSVSGDNDCKAYRDLSNNYQPPQYCYPTISETLRFCCGTCINRYCCSQSFLRLSEDKQSDCYDGAYNLKLPIILGVGVVLLLIFICCCVCPCCCLYKMCRKPQPVITTTTHTTVVTGTPQQYPQQQTANLEQPHGYQGVPYPPYQPVPVQPGYGTQPMPTLPYQGQPFTPGPPPTYQEATGPAYPPNLMPNSQAAFTPGQPAYPIHPPVHLQPNAPPTNTDYFTQPAYNPDYVAPPPKTG